The segment CCTCGGTGCCGCCGGAGCGGTCGGAGGCCCGCCTGATCCCCTCCGGGGTGGCGAGGATGCCGTCGTGCGCCCGGGAGCCGGGCACCCGGGCCAGCTCGAAGCCGTCGCCGACCTCGACGCCCTTGATCGCCTGGATGCCCATCAGCGCGGCGGCCAGCCGGGCGTCCAGCCGCCGGTCCCAGTGCACGTGCGAGCCCAGGCCCACCGGCACGCCGTACGCCAGCACCTCGACCACCCCGCCCAGGGTGTCGCCGTCCCGGTGGGCCCGGTCGATCTCGGCGACCATCGCCTTCGAGGCGTCCGGGTCCAGGCAGCGCACCGGGTCCGCGTCCAGCTCCGCCGCGTCGGCCGGGACCGGGCGCAGGCCGGGCGGCGCCTGCGCGCCGGCCAGCTCCACCACGTGGCTGACGACCTCGATGCCGGCCGTCTCGGCCAGGTAGGAGCGGGCGACCGCGCCGAGCGCCACCCGGGCCGCGGTCTCCCGCGCGGAGGCGCGCTCCAGCACCGGGCGGGCCTCGTCGAAGCCGTACTTCTGCATGCCGGCCAGGTCGGCGTGGCCGGGGCGCGGCCGGGTCAGCGGGGCGTTGCGGGCCAGCCCGGCCAGCACCCCGGGGTCGACCGGGTCCGCGGCCATCACCCGCTCCCACTTCGGCCACTCGGCGTTGCCCACCGTGACGGCGACCGGGGAGCCGAGGGTCAGACCGTGCCGCACCCCGCCCAGGAAGGCGACCTCGTCCCGTTCGAACGACATCCGGGCCCCGCGCCCGTACCCGAGCCGCCGCCGCGCCAGGTGGTCCGCCACCATCGCGGTGGTGACCGGCACACCGGCCGGCAGCCCCTCCAGCGTCGCGACCAGCGCCGGGCCGTGCGACTCGCCCGCGGTCAGCCAGCGCAGCCTGCTCAACGCCGCCCCCCGAGGCCGCTGTCGGTGAAGTCGCGGTCGCCGTGCAGCCAGGAGACGCTGTCCCGCAGCTGCTCCTGGGTCAGCGCGGAGAGCATCGCGTTGCGCTCCTCGGCCGCCGCGCCCGCCGGGTGGTAGAGGTCGCTGCCCATCCGCCGGGCGACCAGCTGGGCGCGGCCCGCGCGTTCGCGCCGGACGGCGTTGAACTTCTCCAGGTGCTGCTCGACGTCGTCCTCGCCCGCCCCGTCGAGCAGGTCGCCGAGGACCACGGCGTCCTCCAGCGCCTGGCAGGCGCCCTGCGCCGCGTACTGCAGCATCGGGTGGGCGGCGTCGCCGACCAGGACGACCCGCCGGTCGGTCCAGGTCCGCACCGGGTCGCGGTCGCACAGCACCCACTCGCGCCAGCCCTCGCCGAGTTCGAGCAGCCGGCGGGCGGTGGCGCCGATCCCGGGGAACCGGCCGAGCACGTGCGCGCGCTCGGCCTCCCGCCCGGCCACCGGCACGGTCGCCCCGTCGTCGCGGGTGACCGCGAGGTTCAGGTACTCGCCGCCGCCGATGATGTAGTGCACGAAGTGCCACTTGGGCCCGGCCCACAGCGTGACCGCGTTCCAGCGCAGCTCCTCCGGCACCTGCTCGATCGGGATCACCGAGCGGTAGATGGTGTGGCCCGAGACGCGCGGCTCGCCGTCGCCCAGCACCGCCGCCCGCACGGTGGAGCGGATGCCGTCCGCGCCGACCAGCGCCGCGCCGCGGAAGGTCCGCCCGTCGGTGGTGCGCACGGTGACGCCCGTGCCGTCCTGCGCGTGGTCCCGCACCGCGGCGTCGGCGAGCAGCTCGACGCCGTCCAGCTCGCGGCAGGCGGCGAGCAGCGGCTGGTACAGGTCGCCGCGGTGCACCACCGCGTACGGGTTGCCGAACCGCTCGCGGTAGGCACCGGTCAGCTCCATCGCGGCGACCTTCTCGCCGGTGGTGCCGTCCATGAAGCGCAACTCGTCGATGAACACCGCGCGTTCGCGCACGTTCCGGCCGACGCCGAGCCGGTCGAGGGCGTGGAAGGCGTTCGGGCCGAGCTGGATGCCGGCCCCGATCTCCGCGAAGGTGGCGCTGCGTTCGAGCACGGTGGCGCGGTGGCCGGAGCGGGCCAGTGACAGCGCCGTCGCGAGTCCGCCGATGCCGCCCCCGGCGATGATGACGTGGGCCATGGTTCGTCACGTTCCTTCCGGTGCCTGATGGGGTGTCACTGCCGGGTGGAGGCCGGCCGCGGAGGCCGGGGTGAGAGGGCGGGCGCGGGTCCCGCGGCGGTCAGGAGCCGCCCGGTTCGAGCGCGAGCCCGCGTCCGGCGAGGGCCGCCGCGGCGAAGGCGCCCTCCACGGTGGCCTCCACGGCGAAGGCGTACCGCTCGGTCGGCGGGTAGCCGATCAGCGGGCCGGCCAGGTTGGGCAGCGGGGCCTCCGCGGCCTGCCGGGACTCCCAGAGCAGCACCGCGCCCCACCGGCCGGCGGCGGCGTCGGAGATCCAGAACTTCAACCGCAGGCCGGGCACCCGCGCGAAGCGGTCCACCGCCTCCTCGCGGAGGAAGCCGCGCAGCGACTCGACGGTCTGCTCCGAGCGCGCCAGGTCCCACCAGACGATCACCGCGTGCACGGGCCGGCCACCTCCCGGAGCAGCGAGCCGATGATGTCCGGCCCGGCCACGGTCAGCACGGACTCGGCGTGGAACTGCATCGAGGCGAACCCGGCGGCCCGCAGCGCGTGCACCTCGCCGGTGGCCGCGTTCCGGCTGACCTCGACCCGGCCGTGCACCGGGTGCTCGAAGGAGTCGGTGGCGCACCGGGCGGCGTAGGTGTTGTAGAAGCCCACCCGGGCCGGCTCGCCGAACAGGTCGATCTCGTGCTGGGCGCCCTGGTTGGGCACCTCGCGGCGGACCAGGTCCAGGCCGAGCAGGGTGCTGAGCACCTGGTGGCTCAGGCACACCGCGAGGAAGGGGCGCCGCTCGTCGAGGAGCCGGGCCGCCGCCGACCGCAGGTGCGCGATCTTCGGGTGCGCGGCCTCCCGCGGGTCGCCCGGGCCGGGGCCCATGACGACCAGGTCGTGGCCGTCGAAGTCGTACGGCTCGTCGAAGCGGCGCACGTCCACCTCGCAGCCCAGCGACCGGATCTGGTGCGCGATCATCTCGGTGAAGGTGTCCTCGGCGTCGACCACCAGCACCCGGCGCCCGGCCAGCGGGCCGACCGGCGGGGCGGCGGCCGGGGCGGGACCGGCGGCGTCCTGGAGCCAGAAGCGCGCGATGCCCTCGTTGCGCGCGTCGAGCGCCTCGCGCACCGCGGGGTGCGCCCCGAACCGGGTGGGCTCGGCCCCGCCGAGCGCGGCCAGCAGCCCCGCGGCCTTGGCCCGGGTCTCCTGCACCTCGGAGTGCGGGTCGGAGTGCCGCACCAGGGTCGCGCCGACCCCGATCCGCATCACGCCGGCCGGGTCGATGTCGGCGGTCCGGATCAGGATCGAGGAGTCCAGGGTGCGCCCGCCCGCGGCGTCCCGCCCGATCAGGGCGGCCACCCCGCTGTAGTAGCCGCGCCCGGCCGGCTCGTAGCGGCTGATGACCCGGGCGGCGCTCTCCAGCGGCGAGCCGGTGACCGTCGGCGCGAACAGGGTCTCGCGCAGGATGTCGCGCACGTCGCGGTCGGTGCGGCCCTCGATGATGTACTCGGTGTGCGCCAGGCGCGCCATCTCCTTGAGGTACGGCCCCCGCACCCGGCCGCCCCCGGGGCAGATCCGGCCCATCATCTTCAGTTCCTCGTCGACCACCATGTACAGCTCGTCGGCCTCCTTGGTGTCGGCGAGGAAGGCCAGCACCCCGTCGAGGTCCGGGCCGGACACGGGGTAGCGGTAGGTGCCGCTGACGGGGTTCATCACCGCGCGGCCGTCGCGGACGCTGATGTGCCGCTCGGGGGTGGCGCCGACGAACGTCCGCCCGCCGGTGCGGATCAGGAACGTCCAGTACGCGCCGGCC is part of the Kitasatospora setae KM-6054 genome and harbors:
- the aroC gene encoding chorismate synthase gives rise to the protein MSRLRWLTAGESHGPALVATLEGLPAGVPVTTAMVADHLARRRLGYGRGARMSFERDEVAFLGGVRHGLTLGSPVAVTVGNAEWPKWERVMAADPVDPGVLAGLARNAPLTRPRPGHADLAGMQKYGFDEARPVLERASARETAARVALGAVARSYLAETAGIEVVSHVVELAGAQAPPGLRPVPADAAELDADPVRCLDPDASKAMVAEIDRAHRDGDTLGGVVEVLAYGVPVGLGSHVHWDRRLDARLAAALMGIQAIKGVEVGDGFELARVPGSRAHDGILATPEGIRRASDRSGGTEGGLSTGEPLRVRAAMKPIATVPHALPTVDVATGSAAPAHHQRSDTCAVPAAGIVAEAMVALVLADAVAEKFGGDSVAETRRNVRSYLAHLRIR
- a CDS encoding 3-hydroxybenzoate 6-monooxygenase; translation: MAHVIIAGGGIGGLATALSLARSGHRATVLERSATFAEIGAGIQLGPNAFHALDRLGVGRNVRERAVFIDELRFMDGTTGEKVAAMELTGAYRERFGNPYAVVHRGDLYQPLLAACRELDGVELLADAAVRDHAQDGTGVTVRTTDGRTFRGAALVGADGIRSTVRAAVLGDGEPRVSGHTIYRSVIPIEQVPEELRWNAVTLWAGPKWHFVHYIIGGGEYLNLAVTRDDGATVPVAGREAERAHVLGRFPGIGATARRLLELGEGWREWVLCDRDPVRTWTDRRVVLVGDAAHPMLQYAAQGACQALEDAVVLGDLLDGAGEDDVEQHLEKFNAVRRERAGRAQLVARRMGSDLYHPAGAAAEERNAMLSALTQEQLRDSVSWLHGDRDFTDSGLGGRR
- a CDS encoding phenazine-specific anthranilate synthase component I; the encoded protein is MTTRDGALLARILDGSTEVFALLHRPEAAGEDVLDVLTGEVTEVATIAGLELDGAPRAGAHQELLVLIPYRQLAERGFAAPDDGRPLLAMRVDEQAALSLRDTLGLLPNHPVKVTGEHFDIDDDAYAETVRRVVADEIGTGEGANFVMRRSFVAQLPDFGLPDALSFFRRLVEREAGAYWTFLIRTGGRTFVGATPERHISVRDGRAVMNPVSGTYRYPVSGPDLDGVLAFLADTKEADELYMVVDEELKMMGRICPGGGRVRGPYLKEMARLAHTEYIIEGRTDRDVRDILRETLFAPTVTGSPLESAARVISRYEPAGRGYYSGVAALIGRDAAGGRTLDSSILIRTADIDPAGVMRIGVGATLVRHSDPHSEVQETRAKAAGLLAALGGAEPTRFGAHPAVREALDARNEGIARFWLQDAAGPAPAAAPPVGPLAGRRVLVVDAEDTFTEMIAHQIRSLGCEVDVRRFDEPYDFDGHDLVVMGPGPGDPREAAHPKIAHLRSAAARLLDERRPFLAVCLSHQVLSTLLGLDLVRREVPNQGAQHEIDLFGEPARVGFYNTYAARCATDSFEHPVHGRVEVSRNAATGEVHALRAAGFASMQFHAESVLTVAGPDIIGSLLREVAGPCTR